Proteins found in one Allorhizobium pseudoryzae genomic segment:
- the arsH gene encoding arsenical resistance protein ArsH, whose translation MGVDLPALDSRHLRPIDPAALRPAFSTHKPRILILYGSLRTVSYSRLLAEEAGRLLTALGCEVRFFDPKGLPLPDAEPVSHPKVQDLRDLTQWSEGQVWVSPERHGAMTGIMKAQIDWIPLAVRAIRPTQGKTLAVMQVSGGSQSFNAVNQMRVLGRWMRMITIPNQSSVAKAFQEFDENGRMKPSSYYERVVDVCEELVKFTLLTRDASAYLTDRYSERKETAEKLEARVQLTSL comes from the coding sequence ATGGGTGTCGATCTGCCGGCACTCGATTCCCGCCACTTGCGGCCGATCGATCCCGCCGCGCTACGCCCGGCCTTTTCCACGCACAAGCCGCGCATCTTGATCCTCTACGGGTCGCTCCGGACGGTTTCCTATAGCCGGCTCCTGGCGGAGGAAGCCGGGCGGCTTTTGACCGCGCTCGGCTGCGAGGTGCGGTTCTTCGATCCGAAGGGCCTGCCGCTTCCGGATGCCGAGCCGGTGAGCCATCCAAAGGTGCAGGACCTGAGGGACCTCACACAATGGTCGGAGGGGCAGGTCTGGGTCAGCCCCGAACGCCATGGCGCAATGACCGGCATCATGAAGGCGCAGATCGACTGGATCCCGCTCGCTGTCCGCGCGATCCGCCCCACCCAGGGCAAGACGCTCGCCGTCATGCAGGTCTCCGGCGGTTCCCAATCCTTCAACGCCGTCAACCAGATGCGCGTGCTCGGCCGGTGGATGCGGATGATCACCATTCCCAACCAGTCCTCCGTCGCCAAGGCCTTTCAGGAGTTTGACGAAAACGGCCGGATGAAACCCTCCTCCTATTACGAGCGGGTGGTGGATGTGTGCGAGGAACTGGTGAAGTTCACGCTTCTGACGCGGGATGCCTCGGCCTACTTGACCGACCGCTACAGCGAGCGCAAGGAAACAGCTGAGAAACTCGAAGCCCGTGTACAGCTGACATCCCTATGA
- the amaB gene encoding L-piperidine-6-carboxylate dehydrogenase, with translation MTLATLNLAAEADAILSRLGVDAAAFKGGTLTVRSPINGTEIGKLAELSADATAAAIDAAHQAFLAWRNVPAPKRGELIRLLGEELRAAKADLGRLVSIEVGKITSEGLGEVQEMIDICDFAVGLSRQLYGLTIATERADHRMMETWHPLGVVGIISAFNFPVAVWSWNAALALVCGNATVWKPSEKTPLTALATQAIFEKAVKRYVAEGGTAPNNLSTLIIGGREIGEVLVDHPKVPLVSATGSTAMGRAVGPRLAKRFARAILELGGNNAAIVTPTADLDLTLRGVAFAAMGTAGQRCTTLRRLFVHDSVYDSLVPRLQKAYQSVTIGNPMVDGNLVGPLIDKAAFERMQKALEAAKAEGGSVTGGERVLADDAADAYYVRPAIVEMPSQCGPVIEETFAPILYVMRYSEFDAVLDLHNGVPQGLSSSIFTNDMREAETFISARGSDCGIANVNIGPSGAEIGGAFGGEKETGGGRESGSDSWKAYMRRATNTVNYGRTLPLAQGVKFDIG, from the coding sequence ATGACGCTTGCCACCCTGAACCTTGCCGCGGAAGCGGATGCCATTCTCTCCCGCCTCGGCGTGGATGCCGCAGCTTTCAAGGGCGGCACGCTCACCGTCCGTTCGCCGATCAACGGCACCGAAATCGGCAAGCTGGCCGAGCTTTCGGCGGACGCAACGGCTGCCGCCATCGATGCGGCCCACCAGGCCTTTCTCGCCTGGCGCAATGTGCCCGCCCCGAAGCGCGGCGAACTGATCCGCCTGCTCGGTGAAGAACTGCGCGCCGCCAAGGCCGATCTCGGTCGCCTTGTGTCCATCGAGGTCGGCAAGATCACCTCCGAAGGCCTCGGCGAAGTGCAGGAAATGATCGACATCTGCGATTTCGCCGTCGGTCTCTCCCGCCAGCTTTATGGTCTCACCATCGCCACTGAACGCGCCGACCACCGGATGATGGAAACCTGGCATCCGCTGGGTGTCGTCGGCATCATTTCGGCCTTCAATTTCCCCGTCGCCGTCTGGTCGTGGAATGCGGCGCTGGCGCTGGTGTGCGGCAATGCCACCGTTTGGAAGCCGTCGGAAAAGACGCCGCTGACGGCACTCGCCACCCAGGCAATTTTCGAAAAGGCCGTAAAACGCTATGTGGCCGAAGGCGGCACGGCGCCGAACAATCTCTCGACTCTGATCATCGGCGGCCGCGAGATCGGCGAGGTTCTGGTCGATCATCCGAAGGTGCCGCTGGTCTCCGCCACCGGTTCCACGGCCATGGGCCGCGCCGTCGGTCCACGACTTGCCAAGCGTTTTGCCCGCGCCATCCTCGAACTTGGTGGCAACAATGCCGCGATCGTCACGCCGACGGCTGATCTGGATCTGACGCTGCGCGGCGTCGCCTTTGCCGCCATGGGCACCGCCGGCCAGCGCTGCACGACGCTGCGCCGCCTCTTTGTGCATGACAGCGTCTATGACAGCCTCGTGCCGCGCCTGCAAAAGGCCTATCAGTCGGTGACCATCGGCAACCCGATGGTGGACGGCAATCTCGTCGGCCCGCTGATCGACAAGGCCGCGTTCGAGCGCATGCAGAAGGCACTCGAGGCGGCGAAGGCCGAGGGTGGTTCGGTGACCGGCGGCGAGCGCGTGCTGGCGGACGATGCCGCAGACGCCTATTACGTCCGCCCGGCAATCGTCGAAATGCCCTCGCAATGCGGCCCGGTCATTGAGGAAACCTTCGCGCCGATCCTCTACGTGATGCGCTATTCGGAGTTCGACGCCGTGCTCGACCTGCACAACGGTGTGCCGCAGGGCCTCTCCTCGTCGATCTTCACCAATGACATGCGCGAAGCGGAAACCTTCATCTCCGCCCGCGGCTCCGATTGCGGCATCGCCAATGTCAATATCGGTCCTTCGGGCGCAGAAATCGGCGGGGCCTTCGGCGGCGAAAAGGAAACCGGCGGCGGCCGCGAATCCGGTTCGGACAGTTGGAAGGCCTATATGCGCCGCGCCACCAACACTGTGAACTACGGCCGCACGCTGCCGCTCGCCCAGGGCGTGAAGTTCGATATCGGCTAA
- the arsC gene encoding arsenate reductase (glutaredoxin) (This arsenate reductase requires both glutathione and glutaredoxin to convert arsenate to arsenite, after which the efflux transporter formed by ArsA and ArsB can extrude the arsenite from the cell, providing resistance.) produces MDVTIYHNPACGTSRNTLALIRHAGIEPTVIEYLQTPPSRDTLKTMIAEAGLSVREAIREKGTPFAELGLDDPALTDEQLLDAMLAQPILINRPFVVTPLGTRLSRPSERVLEILPETLKGPFVKEDGEQVLDAEGKRLGYPH; encoded by the coding sequence ATGGATGTCACCATCTACCACAACCCCGCCTGCGGCACCTCGCGCAACACGCTGGCGCTGATCCGCCATGCCGGCATCGAACCCACCGTGATCGAATATCTGCAGACCCCACCCTCGCGCGACACCCTGAAGACGATGATTGCCGAGGCTGGTCTGTCCGTGCGCGAGGCGATCCGCGAAAAAGGCACGCCGTTTGCCGAACTCGGTCTCGACGATCCGGCTCTGACGGATGAGCAACTCCTCGACGCCATGCTGGCGCAGCCGATCCTGATCAACCGTCCTTTCGTGGTGACCCCGCTCGGCACACGGCTGTCGCGCCCGTCCGAACGGGTGCTGGAGATTCTGCCCGAAACGCTGAAGGGCCCCTTCGTCAAGGAGGATGGTGAGCAGGTTCTCGATGCGGAGGGCAAGCGCCTTGGCTACCCCCATTGA
- a CDS encoding catalase, giving the protein MDETKRGSMPAGTSDQTLTNRQGHPVVNNQSTRTIGSRGPATLENYQFLEKITHFDRERIPERVVHARGFVCYGEFEATGKIGEEPASTYTRAKLFQHAGKKTPLAIRFSTVIGGRDSSEVARDPRGFAVKFYTEDGNWDLVGNNLAVFFIRDAIKFPDVIHSLKPDPVTFRQEPNRIFDFMSQTPESMHMLTHLFSPRGIPASYRHMEGFGVNTYKMVNDKGETVLVKYHFHPRAGLASLTAEEAARVQGQDFGSASKDLFTAIEHGNYPQWDMFVQIMEDHDHPELDWDPLDDTKIWPEHQFPLRHIGTMTLNRNVEDFFNENEQIAMGTGVLVDGLDFSDDKMLVGRTFSYSDTQRYRVGTNYLQLPVNQAKNAQVATNLSGGQMSFQRDLAPGQNPHVNYEPSIHDGLKENPREEPNRPPEIRGLLTRAVLERRNDYAQARGRFCTMMDWERDDLITNMGDLLSQCQRDVQERMVWHFFLVHDDYGRRVGEKLGISAKDVEGLGPLPKQVLTDEDEKRLQNLGQNGDVIDPSVWGQWTSSVKNHKATAEDVLMGKLPGARSMDQAAE; this is encoded by the coding sequence ATGGACGAGACCAAGCGAGGCAGCATGCCGGCAGGCACCAGCGACCAGACGCTCACCAATCGACAGGGCCATCCGGTCGTCAACAATCAATCCACCCGCACCATCGGATCACGCGGGCCGGCGACGCTGGAAAACTACCAGTTTCTCGAGAAGATCACCCATTTCGACCGCGAGCGGATACCGGAACGGGTGGTGCATGCGCGCGGCTTCGTCTGTTACGGCGAATTCGAGGCGACCGGCAAGATCGGCGAAGAACCGGCCTCCACCTATACCCGCGCAAAGCTGTTCCAGCATGCGGGGAAGAAGACGCCGCTCGCCATCCGCTTCTCCACCGTCATCGGCGGGCGCGATTCCTCCGAAGTGGCGCGCGATCCGCGCGGGTTCGCCGTCAAATTCTACACCGAAGACGGCAACTGGGATCTGGTCGGCAACAATCTGGCGGTCTTCTTCATCCGCGACGCGATCAAGTTCCCGGATGTCATCCATTCGCTGAAGCCGGACCCGGTGACCTTCCGTCAGGAGCCGAACCGGATCTTCGACTTCATGAGCCAGACGCCGGAGAGCATGCACATGCTCACCCACCTGTTTTCGCCGCGCGGCATTCCGGCGAGCTATCGCCACATGGAAGGCTTTGGCGTCAACACCTACAAGATGGTGAACGACAAGGGCGAGACGGTGCTGGTGAAATACCATTTCCATCCGCGCGCCGGGCTGGCCAGCCTGACGGCGGAGGAGGCCGCTAGAGTGCAGGGCCAGGACTTCGGCTCCGCATCGAAGGACCTGTTCACCGCGATCGAGCATGGCAATTATCCGCAATGGGACATGTTCGTGCAGATCATGGAGGATCACGATCACCCGGAACTCGACTGGGACCCGTTGGACGATACGAAGATCTGGCCGGAACACCAGTTTCCGCTGCGCCATATCGGCACCATGACGCTGAACCGCAATGTCGAGGATTTCTTCAACGAGAACGAACAGATCGCCATGGGCACCGGCGTGCTGGTGGACGGGCTCGATTTCTCCGACGACAAGATGCTGGTCGGCCGCACCTTCTCCTATTCGGACACGCAGCGCTACCGCGTCGGCACGAACTATCTGCAACTGCCGGTGAACCAGGCGAAGAATGCCCAGGTGGCAACCAATCTCTCCGGCGGCCAGATGAGTTTTCAGCGCGACCTTGCCCCCGGTCAGAACCCGCATGTGAACTATGAGCCGTCCATCCATGATGGACTGAAGGAAAACCCGCGGGAGGAACCCAACCGCCCGCCGGAGATCCGTGGGCTGCTGACCCGTGCCGTGCTGGAGCGGCGCAACGATTATGCGCAGGCGCGCGGCCGCTTCTGCACCATGATGGACTGGGAGCGCGACGACCTGATCACCAATATGGGCGATCTCCTCTCGCAATGTCAGCGCGACGTACAGGAGCGGATGGTCTGGCACTTCTTCCTGGTACACGACGACTATGGCCGGAGGGTCGGCGAGAAGCTCGGCATTTCGGCAAAGGATGTCGAGGGCTTAGGTCCTCTGCCGAAACAGGTGCTGACCGATGAGGACGAAAAGCGCCTGCAGAACCTGGGCCAGAATGGCGACGTGATCGATCCCTCCGTCTGGGGCCAGTGGACCAGTTCGGTGAAGAACCACAAGGCGACGGCCGAAGACGTGCTGATGGGGAAACTGCCCGGCGCACGCTCCATGGATCAGGCCGCGGAATAA
- a CDS encoding NAD(P)/FAD-dependent oxidoreductase, with protein MFNDPRSHGLWEKTAPPAPLSEPLSGDVSSEIVIIGGGYTGLSAALHLAEAGRSVILLEAKAIGFGGAGRNVGLINAGMWVMPDDLPGELGAVHGERLLTLLGNGPQVVMGLIDKHGIACELTRTGTLHCAVGDKGFAEIEERARQWQKRGADVEVLDATETERRIGTRAYRGALLDRRAGTLQPLAYARGLAHAAVKAGVQIHTETPAIAWQQQAGRHVISTGDGSVTADWVIVATDAYSAGPFEAVRREQVHLPYFNLATTPLSDNLRRSILPAREGCWDTKEILSSFRMDDEGRLVFGSVGALRGPGTAIHTGWARRALRRIFPQLSDIDFEAEWYGQIGMTDNALPRFHRFADRVVGFSGYNGRGIAPGTVFGKVLAAHILGEAGEADLPLPLTEAREPAFRALKETYYEAGAQVAHLAGDRF; from the coding sequence ATGTTCAACGATCCCCGCTCCCACGGCCTTTGGGAAAAGACGGCGCCGCCCGCACCCTTGAGCGAACCGCTATCCGGTGACGTCTCCTCAGAGATCGTCATCATCGGCGGCGGGTACACCGGCCTGTCAGCGGCGCTGCATCTGGCCGAAGCCGGGCGTTCGGTGATCCTGCTGGAAGCCAAGGCGATCGGCTTCGGCGGTGCAGGTCGCAATGTCGGTCTGATCAATGCCGGCATGTGGGTGATGCCGGACGACCTGCCGGGCGAACTGGGCGCCGTACACGGCGAACGGCTGCTGACATTGCTCGGCAACGGCCCGCAGGTGGTGATGGGCCTCATCGATAAGCACGGCATCGCGTGCGAGCTGACCCGCACAGGCACGCTGCATTGCGCCGTCGGCGACAAGGGGTTTGCCGAAATCGAGGAACGCGCCCGCCAGTGGCAGAAGCGCGGCGCCGATGTCGAGGTGCTGGATGCGACCGAGACCGAACGGCGGATCGGCACGCGCGCCTATCGCGGCGCTCTGCTCGACCGCCGCGCCGGAACCCTGCAGCCGCTCGCCTATGCCCGTGGTCTTGCCCATGCGGCGGTGAAGGCGGGCGTCCAGATCCATACAGAAACCCCGGCGATTGCCTGGCAGCAACAGGCTGGCCGCCATGTCATCTCCACCGGAGACGGCAGCGTGACGGCCGACTGGGTGATCGTCGCAACCGATGCCTATTCCGCGGGCCCCTTCGAGGCCGTGCGCCGCGAACAGGTGCACCTGCCCTATTTCAACCTCGCCACCACGCCGCTCTCCGACAATCTGCGCCGCTCAATCCTGCCCGCCCGCGAAGGCTGCTGGGATACCAAGGAGATCCTCTCCTCCTTCCGCATGGATGATGAGGGTCGGCTGGTGTTCGGCTCGGTCGGCGCCCTGCGCGGGCCGGGCACCGCGATCCACACAGGCTGGGCGCGCCGGGCGCTGCGGCGGATCTTCCCGCAATTGAGCGACATCGATTTCGAGGCCGAATGGTACGGCCAGATCGGCATGACGGACAACGCCCTGCCGCGCTTCCACCGTTTTGCCGATCGTGTTGTCGGCTTTTCCGGTTATAACGGGCGCGGCATTGCGCCGGGAACGGTGTTCGGCAAAGTGCTCGCCGCCCATATTTTGGGCGAGGCGGGTGAAGCCGACCTGCCCTTGCCGCTGACGGAGGCCCGGGAGCCGGCCTTTCGGGCGCTGAAGGAAACCTATTACGAAGCGGGCGCGCAAGTTGCCCATCTGGCCGGGGACCGGTTCTGA
- a CDS encoding Lrp/AsnC ligand binding domain-containing protein: protein MKPIFVQLRCVPGKTYEVADAIYKTELVSELYSTSGDWDLLLKIYLPDGEEIGRFVNEKIAAIPGIERSLTTLTFTAF from the coding sequence ATGAAGCCGATTTTCGTCCAGCTTCGCTGCGTGCCGGGCAAGACCTATGAGGTGGCCGATGCCATCTACAAGACCGAACTGGTCTCGGAACTCTATTCCACCAGCGGCGACTGGGACCTGCTGTTGAAGATCTACCTGCCGGACGGCGAGGAGATCGGCCGTTTCGTCAACGAGAAGATCGCCGCCATTCCAGGCATCGAGCGCTCGCTGACCACGCTCACCTTCACCGCTTTCTGA
- the arsK gene encoding arsenite efflux MFS transporter ArsK, with amino-acid sequence MTSRPPVAAILSLGLTQVIGYGTLYYSFSILAPDMARDFGWSVDWVFGLLSASLFVSGLVAPFAGRLMDRFGAGRVMALGSLAAALSLVICATASHRGVFVAGLLLTELSSNLVQYGAAFALLVEIRPREAQRSITYLTLIAGFASTIFWPITTFLHGHLSWQQVYLVFAGLNLVLCLPLHAWLSLYGRGGRRAPEAASGSGQAVVGLLPDAYRPQGFRLMLIGMGLLSFVNAALLFHMVPVLTGLGLGGTAVLVATLFGPSQVLSRFTNMVFGKNLGALQLAVLTAIFAPLGILVLTLTYPFIPGAMVFAVVFGFGSGLSSIVFGTLPLALFGSEGYGARQGQITLVRLAASALSPFGLAVLLERTGPDMVLWSLIGLGLVGLMFFLALAKVGRIATQPVQAA; translated from the coding sequence ATGACCTCCCGTCCGCCGGTCGCCGCCATCCTCTCGCTGGGGCTCACCCAGGTCATCGGTTACGGCACGCTCTATTACAGCTTCAGCATTCTGGCGCCCGACATGGCGCGGGATTTCGGCTGGAGCGTCGATTGGGTGTTCGGTCTTCTCTCCGCCTCGCTGTTCGTGTCGGGATTGGTGGCCCCCTTTGCCGGCCGGCTGATGGACCGCTTCGGGGCCGGGCGGGTCATGGCGCTCGGGTCGCTGGCGGCGGCGCTCTCCCTGGTGATCTGCGCCACCGCTTCCCATCGCGGCGTCTTCGTCGCCGGTCTGCTCTTGACGGAACTGTCTTCCAATCTCGTGCAATATGGCGCGGCCTTTGCGCTTCTGGTGGAAATCCGCCCGCGCGAGGCCCAGCGCAGCATCACCTATCTCACGCTGATTGCCGGTTTTGCCTCGACCATTTTCTGGCCCATCACCACCTTCCTGCACGGGCATCTGTCCTGGCAGCAGGTCTATCTCGTTTTTGCCGGGCTGAACCTCGTGCTCTGCCTGCCGCTGCATGCCTGGCTCAGCCTCTATGGCCGCGGCGGGCGCCGCGCGCCAGAGGCGGCATCCGGCAGCGGGCAGGCGGTCGTCGGGCTGTTGCCGGATGCGTACCGGCCGCAAGGCTTCCGGCTGATGCTGATCGGCATGGGGCTGCTCTCCTTCGTCAATGCGGCACTGCTGTTTCACATGGTGCCGGTGCTGACGGGGCTTGGCCTTGGCGGCACGGCGGTTCTGGTCGCCACGCTGTTCGGCCCATCGCAGGTGCTGAGCCGCTTCACCAACATGGTCTTCGGCAAGAACCTGGGTGCCCTTCAACTCGCGGTGCTGACGGCGATCTTCGCGCCGCTCGGCATCCTGGTGCTGACGCTGACCTATCCCTTCATTCCGGGCGCCATGGTCTTTGCCGTCGTCTTCGGGTTCGGCTCCGGGCTCTCCAGCATCGTCTTCGGCACGTTGCCGCTCGCCCTCTTCGGCAGCGAAGGCTATGGCGCCCGCCAGGGCCAGATCACACTGGTCCGGCTCGCGGCCTCGGCGCTCTCGCCCTTCGGCCTTGCCGTGCTTCTGGAACGCACCGGCCCCGACATGGTGCTCTGGTCCCTCATCGGCCTCGGTCTCGTCGGGCTCATGTTCTTCCTGGCACTGGCCAAGGTGGGACGCATCGCGACGCAGCCCGTTCAGGCGGCTTAA
- a CDS encoding APC family permease, translating into MSDQQSDTRMAEHLGKGQTESGHELKRVMGPGLLLLFIVGDILGTGIYALTGQVAAEVGGVVWLPFLVAFVVALLTAFSYLELVTKYPKAAGAALYTHKAFGVHFLTFLVAFAVMSSGITSASTASRAFAANFVATMGMADGGFLVTGVALAFIALVAIVNFRGVGESVMVNVVLTVVELSGLLLIIGIGFWAISGGQGDVSRAFTFQAPEGGGMFWPVIAATTLAFFAMVGFEDSVNMAEECKEPSRIFPKVLLGGLMLTGLIYVLVSISAITLVPAAELGEGETPLLKVVQAGAPGFPIGIFGIITMFAVANSALINMMMASRLIYGMAQENVLPAVLGTVHPGRRTPYVAILFTTLIAVALITFVGGVPALGGTTALLLLCVFTIVNVAVLVLRKDKVSHKHFRTPTVVPVLGAITCAFLAGPWTGRDPVQYSIAGILLAVGVVLWFVTLRVMKGMAKPA; encoded by the coding sequence ATGTCGGACCAGCAATCGGACACACGCATGGCGGAGCATCTGGGGAAGGGCCAAACGGAATCGGGCCATGAACTGAAACGCGTCATGGGCCCCGGCCTGCTTCTCTTGTTCATCGTCGGCGATATTCTCGGCACCGGCATTTATGCGCTGACGGGACAGGTGGCGGCGGAAGTCGGCGGCGTCGTGTGGCTGCCCTTCCTCGTTGCGTTCGTCGTCGCGCTTCTGACGGCCTTCAGCTATCTGGAACTGGTGACGAAATATCCGAAAGCTGCAGGCGCGGCGCTTTACACGCACAAGGCCTTCGGCGTGCATTTCCTCACCTTCCTGGTGGCGTTTGCGGTGATGTCTTCCGGCATCACCTCTGCCTCCACCGCCTCGCGCGCCTTTGCCGCGAATTTCGTCGCGACCATGGGCATGGCGGATGGCGGTTTTCTGGTCACCGGCGTGGCGCTCGCCTTCATCGCGCTGGTCGCCATCGTCAATTTCCGCGGCGTTGGTGAAAGCGTCATGGTCAATGTGGTGCTGACCGTGGTGGAACTCAGCGGCCTGCTTCTCATCATCGGCATCGGTTTCTGGGCGATCTCAGGCGGTCAGGGCGATGTCTCGCGCGCCTTCACCTTCCAGGCGCCGGAAGGCGGTGGCATGTTCTGGCCGGTGATTGCCGCAACCACGCTCGCCTTCTTCGCCATGGTCGGCTTCGAGGATTCGGTCAACATGGCCGAGGAATGCAAGGAACCGAGCCGCATCTTCCCGAAAGTGCTGCTGGGCGGGCTGATGCTGACCGGCCTCATCTACGTGCTGGTGTCGATTTCGGCCATCACGCTCGTTCCCGCCGCAGAGCTTGGCGAGGGCGAGACGCCGCTTCTGAAGGTGGTGCAGGCCGGTGCGCCCGGCTTCCCGATCGGTATTTTCGGTATCATCACCATGTTCGCCGTCGCCAATTCGGCGCTGATCAACATGATGATGGCAAGCCGGCTGATCTACGGCATGGCGCAGGAAAACGTGCTGCCGGCGGTGCTGGGGACCGTCCACCCCGGGCGCCGTACGCCCTACGTCGCAATCCTCTTCACGACGCTGATTGCCGTTGCGCTGATCACCTTTGTCGGCGGCGTTCCGGCGCTCGGCGGCACCACGGCGCTGCTGCTGCTCTGCGTCTTCACCATCGTCAATGTGGCCGTGCTCGTGCTGCGCAAGGACAAGGTGAGCCACAAGCATTTCCGCACGCCGACGGTCGTCCCGGTTTTAGGCGCCATCACCTGCGCCTTCCTCGCCGGCCCGTGGACCGGTCGCGATCCGGTGCAGTACAGCATTGCCGGCATTCTGCTCGCGGTCGGCGTGGTGCTCTGGTTCGTCACCCTTCGGGTGATGAAGGGCATGGCCAAGCCGGCATGA
- a CDS encoding LysR family transcriptional regulator, translating into MLPPRRFLPSLSLLSAFEAAARTGSVTAAAQELDLTQSAVSRQIAALEKQIGVALFLRERQTIRLTIAGDTYAREVREALRRISSASLNLRANPAGGTLNLAILPFFGSRWLAPRLPRFITAYPGMTVNLITRLEPFEFRFDTLDAAIHFGEARWPGAVLTFLMQEEVVPVGSPDLIRSLDISAPETLLQAPLLHLNTRPDAWETWFGRKDIAFDALHGMLFDQFVTMVEAASAGLGIALLPRFLIARELEAGTLLPAVNEGTLRSGDYFLACPPERASYPPLAAFRDWILSEIKRESEIAPERVA; encoded by the coding sequence ATGCTGCCGCCCCGCCGCTTTTTGCCTTCCCTGTCCCTTCTCTCGGCCTTCGAGGCGGCGGCGCGCACCGGCAGCGTCACGGCGGCGGCACAGGAGCTCGACCTCACGCAAAGCGCGGTCAGCCGGCAGATCGCGGCACTCGAAAAACAGATCGGCGTGGCGCTCTTCCTGCGCGAGCGGCAGACGATCCGCCTGACGATCGCCGGCGATACCTATGCCCGCGAAGTCCGCGAGGCGTTGCGGCGGATCTCGTCGGCCTCTCTCAATCTCCGGGCCAATCCGGCGGGCGGCACGCTCAACCTTGCCATCCTGCCCTTTTTCGGCAGCCGGTGGCTGGCGCCGCGCCTGCCGCGTTTCATCACTGCTTATCCCGGCATGACCGTCAACCTCATCACGCGGCTCGAACCCTTCGAATTCCGCTTCGACACGCTGGATGCGGCGATCCATTTCGGCGAGGCGCGCTGGCCGGGGGCGGTGCTGACCTTCCTGATGCAGGAGGAGGTGGTGCCGGTCGGAAGCCCGGATCTCATCCGGTCGCTGGATATTTCAGCGCCTGAGACCCTGCTGCAGGCGCCGCTCCTGCATCTGAACACGCGGCCGGACGCCTGGGAAACCTGGTTCGGTCGCAAGGATATCGCCTTCGACGCCTTGCACGGCATGTTGTTCGACCAGTTCGTCACCATGGTGGAGGCGGCATCTGCCGGTCTCGGCATTGCGCTTCTGCCGCGTTTTCTCATTGCCCGGGAACTGGAGGCCGGCACGCTCCTGCCGGCGGTGAATGAGGGCACCCTGCGCAGCGGCGATTATTTCCTCGCCTGTCCACCGGAGCGCGCCTCCTACCCGCCGCTCGCCGCCTTTCGCGACTGGATCCTCTCGGAGATCAAAAGAGAGAGCGAGATCGCACCGGAGCGGGTTGCGTGA
- a CDS encoding P1 family peptidase, which yields MTDCLNLLTDIEGVSVGHATDLALGSGVTVVVFDEPAIASGSVLGGAPGGRDTALLDPAMTVEKVDALVLSGGSAFGLDAAGGVQAGLREVGRGLQVGSTKVPIVPQAILMDLLNGGNKDWGLHSPYREMGYEAFKAAAKGAFALGTVGAGTGATTATVKGGLGSASAVSSKGHRIAALVAVNALGSATVGDGPHFWAAPFEEEGEFGGLGLPERFTASDTSLRLKGVNLKATTIGLVVTDARITKAQAHRLSIMAQDGLARAVLPAHLPADGDTVFAAATGKTALDDPMDFMELCHLATLTFARAVARGIYEATALPVAGAQTSWRDRHG from the coding sequence ATGACCGACTGCCTCAATCTGCTGACCGATATCGAGGGCGTGAGCGTTGGTCATGCGACGGATCTGGCGCTGGGCTCCGGTGTCACCGTGGTGGTCTTCGATGAGCCGGCGATCGCCTCGGGCAGCGTTTTAGGCGGCGCGCCGGGCGGGCGAGATACCGCCCTTCTCGATCCGGCGATGACGGTGGAGAAGGTCGATGCGCTGGTGCTCTCCGGCGGGTCCGCCTTCGGGCTCGATGCGGCGGGCGGCGTGCAGGCGGGGTTGCGTGAGGTCGGCCGCGGTCTGCAGGTCGGCTCGACGAAGGTGCCGATCGTGCCGCAGGCGATCCTGATGGATCTCCTGAACGGTGGCAACAAGGACTGGGGTTTGCACTCCCCCTATCGCGAGATGGGCTACGAGGCCTTCAAGGCGGCGGCGAAGGGCGCGTTTGCGCTGGGCACCGTCGGCGCCGGCACGGGTGCCACGACCGCGACGGTCAAGGGCGGCCTGGGTTCCGCGAGCGCCGTCTCCTCCAAGGGGCATCGGATCGCCGCACTCGTGGCCGTCAATGCGCTGGGTTCCGCCACCGTGGGCGATGGGCCGCATTTCTGGGCGGCCCCCTTTGAAGAGGAGGGTGAGTTCGGCGGCCTCGGTCTGCCCGAACGATTCACCGCCAGCGATACATCGCTCAGATTGAAAGGCGTAAACCTGAAGGCAACCACCATCGGGCTCGTTGTCACCGACGCCCGGATCACCAAGGCGCAGGCGCATCGCCTGTCGATCATGGCGCAGGACGGGCTGGCGCGTGCCGTGCTGCCGGCCCATCTGCCGGCCGATGGCGATACCGTGTTTGCCGCCGCGACAGGAAAGACCGCCCTCGATGATCCCATGGATTTCATGGAACTGTGCCACCTGGCGACGCTGACCTTTGCCCGCGCCGTGGCCCGCGGGATCTATGAAGCGACCGCTCTCCCGGTTGCCGGCGCGCAAACCTCCTGGCGCGACCGGCACGGCTGA